In Massilia forsythiae, one DNA window encodes the following:
- the bamC gene encoding outer membrane protein assembly factor BamC, whose translation MAFSLAACTTIFESDKVDYKATKKAAPLDVPPDLTQLQKDNRYAVPDGRGVATASGFQQQRNGGAAPVAAGAPAAASGDTIGPVATDSVHIERAGKQRWLVVKQTPEQLWPQLESFWTDAGFTLETESAQTGVMETNWNENRSKIPQDFIRRTIGRVFDSAYSTGERDKFRTRLERRPDGATEIYISHRGAEEVVTGAQRETTTWTARPNDPELEAEFLGRLVAKLNGTPVKQAASIVANAPLEPQHAKLDGGKVTVDEGFDRAWRRVGLALDRVGFTVEDRDRVQGIYFVRYVDPDAVNKAGFFSKLFGSDDKNKEAQRYRVLVSTVQGATSSDVTVQNNDGKPDGTPTGAKILQLLADELK comes from the coding sequence ATGGCATTCAGCCTGGCCGCGTGCACGACGATATTCGAATCGGACAAGGTGGACTACAAGGCGACCAAGAAGGCCGCCCCGCTGGACGTCCCGCCGGACCTGACCCAACTGCAGAAGGACAACCGCTATGCCGTGCCGGACGGCCGCGGCGTCGCCACCGCGTCCGGCTTCCAGCAGCAGCGCAACGGCGGCGCTGCACCCGTCGCCGCCGGCGCGCCTGCCGCGGCGTCCGGCGACACCATCGGTCCGGTCGCGACCGATTCGGTGCATATCGAGCGTGCCGGCAAGCAGCGCTGGCTGGTCGTCAAGCAGACGCCGGAACAGCTGTGGCCGCAACTGGAATCGTTCTGGACCGACGCCGGCTTCACGCTGGAGACCGAATCGGCCCAGACCGGCGTCATGGAAACCAACTGGAACGAAAACCGTTCCAAGATCCCGCAGGATTTCATCCGCCGCACCATCGGCCGCGTGTTCGACTCGGCCTACTCGACCGGCGAGCGCGACAAGTTCCGCACCCGCCTGGAACGCCGTCCGGACGGCGCCACCGAGATCTACATCAGCCACCGCGGCGCCGAGGAAGTGGTGACCGGCGCCCAGCGCGAGACGACGACCTGGACCGCGCGTCCGAACGATCCGGAACTGGAAGCCGAGTTCCTGGGCCGCCTGGTGGCCAAGCTGAACGGCACGCCGGTCAAGCAAGCCGCCTCGATCGTGGCCAACGCGCCGCTGGAACCGCAGCACGCCAAGCTGGACGGCGGCAAGGTCACCGTCGACGAAGGCTTCGACCGCGCCTGGCGCCGCGTCGGCCTGGCGCTGGACCGCGTCGGCTTCACCGTGGAAGACCGCGACCGCGTGCAGGGCATCTATTTCGTGCGCTACGTCGATCCGGATGCGGTCAACAAGGCCGGCTTCTTCAGCAAGCTGTTCGGCTCGGACGACAAGAACAAGGAAGCGCAGCGCTACCGCGTGCTGGTCTCGACCGTGCAGGGCGCGACCAGCAGCGACGTCACCGTGCAGAACAATGACGGCAAGCCGGACGGCACGCCGACCGGCGCCAAGATCCTGCAACTGCTGGCGGACGAACTGAAGTAA
- a CDS encoding 3',5'-nucleoside bisphosphate phosphatase — MLKVDLHCHSNISDGVLAPPAVAAYARKGGVDVWALTDHDEVGGIKAARRAAQEQGMRFVAGVEISVTWANETIHVVGLQVDEDEARLVAGLAATRHGRDQRGREMAAQLEKAGIPGAYEGALKYVANPDLLSRTHFARYLCEIGACSTTSEVFRRYLTEGRPGYVPHRWATLADTMGWIRGAGGIPVIAHPGRYRFSKTAEGALFDEFKQLGGNAIEVVTGSHTPDQYATYAEVARRYGFLASRGTDFHAPGEARVEFDKLAPLPAGVTPVWHDWF; from the coding sequence ATGCTGAAAGTCGATCTCCACTGCCATTCCAACATCTCCGACGGCGTGCTGGCGCCCCCTGCCGTGGCCGCCTACGCGCGCAAGGGCGGCGTCGATGTGTGGGCGCTGACCGACCACGACGAGGTCGGCGGCATCAAGGCCGCGCGCCGCGCCGCGCAGGAGCAGGGCATGCGCTTCGTGGCCGGCGTCGAGATCTCCGTGACCTGGGCCAATGAGACCATCCACGTGGTCGGCCTGCAGGTGGACGAGGACGAGGCGCGCCTGGTGGCCGGCCTGGCCGCGACCCGGCACGGGCGCGACCAGCGCGGGCGCGAAATGGCGGCCCAGCTGGAAAAGGCCGGCATCCCCGGCGCCTACGAGGGCGCGCTGAAGTACGTCGCCAACCCGGACCTGCTGTCGCGCACCCACTTCGCACGCTACCTGTGCGAGATCGGCGCCTGCAGCACCACCTCCGAAGTGTTCCGGCGCTACCTGACCGAAGGCCGGCCCGGCTACGTGCCGCACCGCTGGGCCACGCTGGCCGATACCATGGGCTGGATCCGCGGCGCCGGCGGCATCCCGGTGATCGCCCACCCGGGGCGCTACCGCTTCTCGAAGACCGCCGAGGGCGCGCTGTTCGACGAATTCAAGCAACTCGGCGGCAACGCCATCGAGGTGGTCACCGGCAGCCACACGCCGGACCAGTACGCCACCTACGCGGAAGTGGCGCGCCGCTACGGCTTCCTGGCCTCGCGCGGCACCGACTTCCACGCGCCGGGCGAGGCGCGGGTCGAATTCGACAAGCTGGCGCCGCTGCCGGCGGGAGTGACGCCGGTGTGGCATGACTGGTTTTGA
- the dapA gene encoding 4-hydroxy-tetrahydrodipicolinate synthase, whose amino-acid sequence MIKGSIVAIVTPMFEDGSLDKDSLRKLIDWHVAEGTDGLVIVGTTGESATVSPDEHCELIRLTVEHVAGRIPVIAGSGGNSTAEAIALTRHAKDVGADATLQVVPYYNRPTQEGMYRHFKAIAEAVDIPVILYNVPGRTVADMANETVVRLAAVDNIVGIKDATGNVGRGIELLRGVDKSFGVYSGDDPTAMALMFCGAAGNISVTANVAPRAMHELCEAAMAGDTARAIEINNRVLALHAKLFIEPNPVPVKWALTEMGKMPAGLRLPLAPLSAQYHDTVRAALRESGVL is encoded by the coding sequence ATGATTAAGGGCAGCATAGTAGCAATCGTCACGCCGATGTTCGAGGACGGCAGCCTGGACAAGGACAGCCTGCGCAAGCTGATCGACTGGCACGTGGCCGAGGGGACGGATGGCCTGGTCATCGTCGGCACCACCGGCGAATCGGCCACCGTCAGCCCGGACGAACACTGCGAACTGATCCGCCTGACGGTCGAGCACGTTGCCGGCCGCATTCCGGTGATCGCCGGTTCGGGCGGCAACTCGACCGCGGAAGCGATCGCGCTGACCCGCCATGCCAAGGACGTCGGCGCCGACGCTACGCTGCAGGTGGTGCCGTACTACAACCGTCCGACCCAGGAAGGCATGTACCGCCACTTCAAGGCGATCGCCGAAGCGGTGGACATCCCCGTGATCCTCTACAATGTGCCGGGCCGGACCGTGGCCGACATGGCCAACGAGACCGTGGTGCGCTTGGCCGCCGTCGACAACATCGTCGGCATCAAGGATGCGACCGGCAACGTCGGCCGCGGCATCGAACTGCTGCGCGGCGTGGACAAATCGTTCGGCGTGTATTCGGGCGACGACCCGACCGCGATGGCGCTGATGTTCTGTGGCGCCGCCGGCAACATCTCGGTGACCGCCAACGTCGCGCCGCGCGCCATGCACGAGCTGTGCGAAGCGGCCATGGCCGGCGACACCGCCCGTGCCATCGAGATCAACAACCGCGTGCTGGCGCTGCATGCCAAGCTGTTCATTGAACCGAATCCGGTTCCGGTCAAGTGGGCGCTGACCGAAATGGGCAAGATGCCGGCAGGCCTGCGCCTGCCGCTGGCGCCGCTGTCCGCGCAATACCACGACACCGTCCGCGCTGCCCTGCGCGAATCCGGCGTCCTTTGA
- a CDS encoding methyltransferase domain-containing protein, which produces MNHAVADNPSAWVRRWAPLIRTGEVLDLACGAGRHARLLAAMGHTVIALDRDAAALAAIAAGAHGDDIATVEYDLEAPGSAWPFAPRSLSGIVVTNYLYRPLLPPITASLAPNGVLIYETFARGNEAFGKPSNPDFLLMPGELIGVAGRSGLRVVAFEDGALESPKPARVQRLCAVGPAFDLGGARLDHLSGRE; this is translated from the coding sequence ATGAATCATGCCGTTGCCGACAATCCTTCCGCCTGGGTGCGGCGCTGGGCGCCGCTGATCCGCACCGGCGAAGTGCTCGACCTGGCTTGCGGGGCAGGGCGACATGCGCGCCTGCTGGCGGCGATGGGCCATACCGTCATCGCCCTCGACCGCGATGCCGCCGCGCTGGCGGCGATCGCTGCCGGCGCACACGGCGACGACATCGCCACCGTCGAATACGACCTGGAAGCGCCCGGCAGCGCCTGGCCGTTCGCGCCGCGCAGCCTGTCCGGCATCGTGGTCACGAATTACCTGTACCGGCCGCTGCTGCCGCCGATCACGGCGTCGCTGGCGCCAAACGGCGTCTTGATCTACGAAACCTTTGCGCGCGGCAATGAGGCCTTCGGCAAGCCGTCGAATCCGGACTTTTTGTTGATGCCCGGCGAGCTGATCGGCGTGGCCGGCCGCTCGGGCCTGCGCGTGGTCGCGTTCGAGGATGGCGCGCTGGAATCGCCGAAGCCGGCGCGCGTGCAGCGCCTGTGCGCGGTGGGTCCGGCCTTCGACCTGGGCGGTGCCCGGCTCGACCATTTATCTGGGCGCGAATGA
- a CDS encoding DUF7931 domain-containing protein gives MTDPGEPAGTAKMAGMEGIVHFDSRARFQQALRALLERAHATLDLFDPDFALFELGSSATDALLRRFLHGGSVLRLALHSTAHLERHAPRFLRLLRDYDHLSACRQTPRDLRQLADSFAIADNLHVVRRFHAAHPRGVLAFDAPGESDLPRTRFAAIWEASRSALPPTVTGL, from the coding sequence ATGACGGACCCGGGCGAACCAGCCGGCACGGCGAAGATGGCGGGCATGGAAGGCATCGTCCACTTCGACAGCCGCGCCCGGTTCCAGCAGGCGCTGCGCGCGTTGCTGGAGCGCGCCCATGCCACGCTCGACCTGTTCGACCCGGACTTCGCCCTGTTCGAGCTGGGAAGCAGCGCAACCGATGCCTTGCTGCGCCGCTTCCTGCACGGCGGCAGCGTGCTGCGCCTGGCGCTGCATTCGACGGCGCACCTGGAGCGCCACGCGCCGCGCTTCCTGCGCCTGCTGCGCGACTACGACCACCTGTCCGCCTGCCGCCAGACCCCGCGCGACCTGCGCCAGCTGGCCGATTCCTTCGCCATCGCCGACAACCTGCATGTGGTGCGGCGCTTCCATGCTGCTCACCCGCGCGGCGTGCTGGCTTTCGATGCGCCTGGCGAGAGCGACTTGCCGCGTACACGTTTTGCCGCCATCTGGGAAGCATCGCGCTCCGCCTTGCCGCCGACCGTTACCGGCCTTTAG
- the mutS gene encoding DNA mismatch repair protein MutS: MNVPREINAAAAKSLATEKHTPMMQQYLRIKADYPSMLVFYRMGDFYELFFEDAEKAARILGITLTARGTAGGHPIKMAGVPFHSLDPYLAKLVKLGESCAICEQIGDPALAKGPVERKVVRVVTPGTLTDADLLPEKAERPLLALCTVVQRKTVTTGLAWLSLASGKLKLMEFAGDARLAAVRLVQELERIAPAEVLRADSLDMADEPSFGHTQRVPEWHFDVVAGHKSLLDQLGVATLSGFGVDGLGAAFGAAGALLRYAQSTQGKGLQHVKNVALESESEFIGLDAATRRNLELTETIRGHESPTLFSLLDGCRTAMGSRLLRHWIHHARRDQSVARARHEAIAALIQREATGDLSATLARVPDIERITTRIALLSARPRDLSCLRDGLTQLPALREGLARCFIPGDSTLLRELHEAIAEPQECVALLVRAIAEEPAAMVRDGGVFARGFDAELDELRALSENAGQFLVELEARERARTGIANLRVEYNRVHGFYIEVTNGQADKVPDDYRRRQTLKNCERYITPELKAFEDKALSAQDRALAREKLLYDLLLAELAPHIVCLQRIASGIAQADALVALAAHALRNNWCAPQLVDAPCLSIVEGRHPVVENQIERFIANDCRLSDERRLLLITGPNMGGKSTFMRQVALITLLAYVGSYVPAASASIGPIDRIFTRIGASDDLANGRSTFMVEMTESAAILNGATAQSLVLMDEVGRGTSTFDGLALAWAIARHLIDTSRSFTLFATHYFELTQLPETHASAVNVHLSAVEHKDNIVFLHAVQEGPASQSYGLQVAQLAGVPPGVIRAARRHLARLESQALGATPQLDLFAAPAPAEPETDARAESSAAGDDGAADETAPAPTAATVVPATAPVPAAAPSPALQLLDGIDPDALTPREALERLYELKRLAASAA, encoded by the coding sequence ATGAACGTCCCACGCGAAATCAATGCCGCCGCGGCCAAAAGCCTCGCGACCGAAAAGCACACCCCGATGATGCAGCAATACCTGCGCATCAAGGCCGACTACCCGAGCATGCTGGTGTTCTACCGCATGGGCGACTTCTACGAGCTGTTCTTCGAGGACGCCGAAAAGGCGGCGCGCATCCTCGGCATCACGCTCACGGCGCGCGGCACGGCGGGCGGCCATCCGATCAAGATGGCGGGCGTGCCCTTCCACTCGCTCGACCCGTACCTTGCCAAGCTGGTCAAATTGGGCGAATCGTGCGCCATCTGCGAGCAGATCGGCGACCCGGCGCTGGCCAAGGGACCGGTCGAGCGCAAGGTGGTGCGCGTGGTCACGCCGGGCACGCTGACCGATGCCGACCTGCTGCCGGAAAAGGCCGAGCGCCCGCTGCTGGCGCTGTGCACGGTCGTGCAGCGCAAGACGGTCACCACCGGCCTGGCCTGGCTGTCGCTGGCCAGCGGCAAGCTGAAGCTGATGGAGTTCGCCGGCGATGCTCGCCTGGCCGCCGTGCGCCTGGTGCAGGAGCTGGAACGCATCGCGCCGGCCGAGGTGCTGCGCGCGGACAGCCTGGACATGGCGGACGAGCCGTCGTTCGGCCATACCCAGCGCGTGCCGGAATGGCATTTCGACGTGGTCGCCGGCCACAAGTCGCTGCTCGACCAGCTCGGCGTGGCGACGCTGTCCGGCTTCGGCGTGGATGGCCTGGGCGCCGCCTTCGGCGCGGCCGGCGCGCTGCTGCGCTATGCCCAGTCGACCCAGGGCAAGGGCCTGCAGCACGTCAAGAACGTGGCGCTGGAGTCGGAGAGCGAATTCATCGGCCTGGACGCCGCCACGCGCCGCAACCTGGAATTGACCGAAACCATCCGCGGGCACGAATCGCCGACGCTGTTTTCCCTGCTGGACGGCTGCCGCACCGCGATGGGGTCGCGCCTGCTGCGCCACTGGATCCACCATGCGCGCCGCGACCAGTCGGTGGCGCGCGCGCGCCATGAGGCGATTGCGGCGCTGATCCAGCGCGAAGCCACGGGCGACCTGTCCGCCACGCTGGCGCGGGTACCGGACATCGAGCGCATCACCACCCGCATCGCGCTGCTGTCGGCGCGCCCGCGCGACCTCTCGTGCCTGCGCGACGGCCTGACGCAATTGCCGGCGCTGCGCGAGGGGCTGGCGCGCTGCTTCATCCCAGGCGACTCGACCCTGCTGCGCGAGCTTCACGAAGCCATCGCCGAGCCGCAGGAATGCGTCGCCCTGCTGGTGCGCGCCATCGCCGAGGAGCCGGCCGCCATGGTGCGCGACGGCGGCGTGTTCGCGCGCGGCTTCGACGCCGAGCTGGACGAGCTGCGCGCGCTGTCCGAGAACGCCGGCCAGTTCCTGGTCGAGCTGGAGGCGCGCGAGCGCGCGCGTACCGGCATCGCCAATTTGCGCGTCGAGTACAACCGCGTGCACGGCTTCTATATCGAGGTCACCAACGGCCAGGCCGACAAGGTGCCGGACGATTACCGCCGCCGCCAGACGCTCAAGAACTGCGAGCGCTACATCACGCCGGAACTGAAGGCCTTCGAGGACAAGGCGCTGTCGGCGCAGGACCGCGCGCTGGCGCGCGAAAAGCTGCTGTACGACCTGCTGCTGGCCGAGCTGGCGCCGCACATCGTCTGCCTGCAGCGCATCGCCTCCGGCATCGCGCAGGCCGATGCGCTGGTGGCGCTGGCCGCGCATGCCCTGCGCAACAACTGGTGCGCACCGCAGCTGGTCGACGCACCCTGCCTGAGCATCGTCGAGGGCCGTCATCCGGTGGTGGAAAACCAGATCGAACGCTTCATCGCCAACGATTGCCGCCTGTCCGACGAGCGCCGCCTGCTCTTGATCACCGGGCCGAACATGGGCGGCAAGTCGACCTTCATGCGCCAGGTGGCCCTGATCACGCTGCTGGCCTACGTCGGCAGCTACGTGCCGGCCGCCAGCGCCAGCATCGGGCCGATCGACCGCATCTTCACCCGCATCGGCGCCTCGGACGACCTGGCCAACGGCCGCTCCACCTTCATGGTCGAGATGACCGAATCGGCCGCCATCCTCAACGGCGCCACCGCGCAGTCGCTGGTGCTGATGGACGAGGTCGGGCGCGGCACCTCGACCTTCGACGGCCTGGCGCTGGCCTGGGCGATCGCGCGCCACCTGATCGACACCAGCCGCAGCTTTACCTTGTTCGCGACCCACTACTTCGAGCTGACCCAGCTGCCCGAGACCCACGCCAGCGCGGTCAACGTGCACCTGTCGGCGGTCGAGCACAAGGACAACATCGTGTTCCTGCACGCGGTGCAGGAAGGCCCGGCCTCGCAGAGCTACGGCTTGCAGGTGGCGCAGCTGGCCGGCGTGCCGCCGGGCGTGATCCGCGCCGCGCGGCGCCACCTGGCGCGGCTGGAATCGCAGGCGCTGGGCGCCACGCCGCAGCTCGACTTGTTCGCGGCGCCAGCGCCCGCCGAGCCGGAAACCGATGCGCGCGCCGAGTCCAGCGCCGCCGGAGACGACGGCGCTGCGGACGAGACAGCGCCCGCACCCACGGCGGCGACGGTGGTTCCGGCCACCGCGCCCGTGCCTGCCGCCGCGCCCTCGCCTGCACTGCAGCTGCTTGACGGCATCGATCCCGACGCGCTGACCCCGCGCGAGGCGCTGGAACGGCTGTACGAGTTGAAGCGCCTGGCGGCGTCCGCCGCCTGA
- a CDS encoding site-2 protease family protein yields MDELIRNLAVYALPVLFALTMHDAAQAFVARHFGDNTAHAAGRTTLNPLAHIDPLGTVVIPAIMYVTVGFVFGYAKPLPMNYGQMRNPKRDMAWVALSGPAANFVMALMWMVLAVLLQYFHVDESFPNLVASAGVKTNLWLMAFNLLPIPSMDGGRVLFAVLPHKLAYQYARLEPYGFIILLVLILLKIVQVWLGIVWGVGQQLLEWIVTPLIILLS; encoded by the coding sequence ATGGATGAACTTATACGCAACCTGGCGGTCTACGCACTGCCTGTCCTCTTTGCGCTGACGATGCACGATGCCGCGCAGGCTTTCGTCGCACGGCATTTCGGCGACAATACCGCCCACGCAGCTGGCCGCACCACGCTCAATCCGCTGGCCCATATCGATCCGCTCGGCACGGTGGTGATCCCGGCGATCATGTACGTGACGGTCGGCTTCGTGTTCGGCTATGCCAAGCCTTTGCCGATGAACTATGGGCAGATGCGCAATCCGAAGCGCGACATGGCCTGGGTCGCCTTGTCCGGTCCGGCCGCCAACTTCGTGATGGCGCTGATGTGGATGGTGCTGGCGGTCCTGCTGCAGTATTTCCACGTGGACGAGTCGTTCCCGAACCTGGTGGCCAGCGCCGGCGTGAAGACCAACCTATGGCTGATGGCGTTCAACCTGCTGCCAATCCCGTCGATGGACGGCGGCCGCGTATTGTTCGCGGTCTTGCCGCACAAGCTGGCGTACCAGTATGCGCGCCTGGAACCCTACGGTTTCATCATCTTGCTGGTGCTGATCCTGCTGAAGATCGTGCAGGTCTGGCTGGGGATCGTGTGGGGCGTCGGCCAGCAACTGCTGGAATGGATCGTCACGCCGCTGATCATTCTGCTGAGCTGA
- a CDS encoding L-threonylcarbamoyladenylate synthase has product MTQYFEIHPLNPQVRLLRQAAQIIQSGGIVAAPTDSAYALVCRLDDKAAVEKLRRIRGVDDKHHLTLLVRDLSEIAQYARVDNQQYRQLKSVLPGPYTVILEATRELPRRLSHPSRKTIGIRVPENPILLGLLEELGEPLIGTTLQLPDDDHMLSDPEEVRERLDKQIDLVIDGGAGTLEATTVVDLTGPEAVLLREGRGDPSVFGL; this is encoded by the coding sequence ATGACCCAATATTTCGAAATCCATCCGCTCAACCCGCAAGTCCGCCTGCTGCGACAGGCGGCCCAGATCATCCAGTCGGGCGGCATCGTGGCGGCGCCGACCGATTCCGCCTATGCGCTGGTATGCCGCCTCGACGACAAGGCCGCGGTCGAGAAGCTGCGCCGTATCCGCGGCGTCGACGACAAGCACCACCTGACGTTGCTGGTACGCGACCTGTCCGAGATCGCCCAGTACGCGCGCGTCGACAACCAGCAGTACCGCCAACTGAAGTCGGTCTTGCCCGGCCCGTACACCGTGATCCTGGAAGCCACGCGCGAATTGCCGCGCCGGCTGTCGCACCCGTCGCGCAAGACCATCGGCATCCGCGTGCCGGAAAACCCCATCCTGCTCGGCCTGCTGGAAGAACTGGGCGAGCCGCTGATCGGCACCACGCTGCAATTGCCGGACGACGACCACATGCTGTCCGATCCGGAAGAAGTGCGCGAGCGCCTCGACAAGCAGATCGACCTGGTCATCGACGGCGGCGCCGGCACGCTGGAGGCGACCACCGTCGTCGACCTGACCGGTCCGGAAGCGGTGCTGCTGCGCGAAGGCCGCGGCGATCCGTCGGTGTTCGGCCTGTAG
- a CDS encoding FKBP-type peptidyl-prolyl cis-trans isomerase codes for MKIAQNTVVSVKYKLSDAQNNLIEDGAQPMVYLHGGYENTLPKIEEELDGKDVGYSSTIQIEPEDAFGDYDPALLKVEERNRLPEPLEVGMQFEGVADGGDDEPTIFTVTEVADDKVVLDGNHPLAGMALRFELEVLDVRAATEEEIAHGHVHGAHGHHHGDDHGHPEIEDNEPGDHFRSQPLQ; via the coding sequence ATGAAGATTGCCCAGAACACGGTCGTTTCGGTCAAGTACAAACTGTCCGATGCCCAGAACAACCTGATCGAAGACGGCGCCCAGCCGATGGTGTACCTGCACGGCGGCTACGAGAACACGCTGCCGAAGATCGAAGAGGAACTGGACGGCAAGGACGTCGGCTACAGCTCGACCATCCAGATCGAGCCGGAAGACGCGTTCGGCGACTACGATCCGGCCCTGCTGAAAGTCGAAGAGCGCAACCGCCTGCCGGAGCCGCTCGAAGTCGGCATGCAGTTCGAAGGCGTGGCCGACGGCGGCGACGACGAGCCGACCATCTTCACCGTCACCGAAGTCGCCGACGACAAGGTCGTGCTGGACGGCAACCACCCGCTGGCCGGCATGGCGCTGCGCTTCGAGCTGGAAGTGCTCGACGTGCGCGCGGCCACCGAGGAAGAAATCGCCCACGGCCACGTGCACGGCGCGCATGGCCACCACCATGGCGACGATCACGGCCATCCGGAAATCGAGGACAACGAGCCGGGCGACCATTTCCGTAGCCAGCCGTTGCAGTGA
- a CDS encoding cupin domain-containing protein yields the protein MQKLPLLGNLTPAQFLRDYWHKKPLLIRQAIPDFKPLLKFEKLAELARQNHVESRLITLADGQWDMQHGPLAELPPRNQREWTMLVQGVNLVEPKADALLRQFRFAPDARLDDLMVSYATDGGGVGPHFDSYDVFLLQAHGKRRWRIGAQQDLSLVEGLPLKILANFEPEQEFVLEPGDMLYLPPHYAHDGVAEGECMTYSIGFRSPSFQELGEAFLQFMADSIDLPGRYADPGLQPAKNPAEIPREMLTTVTEELNKVRWDEEDVTIFLGEHLSEPKHNVFFTPVAKPLPVGRFMEQAARRGLALSPKTLMLYRGKHVFINGESFAVGRADKPVLDALANGRGLEGALLDKASDDVLEALYTWYQDGWLELA from the coding sequence ATGCAAAAATTACCGCTCCTCGGGAACCTCACTCCCGCCCAGTTCCTTCGCGATTACTGGCACAAGAAACCCCTCCTGATCCGTCAGGCGATCCCCGATTTCAAGCCGCTGCTGAAGTTCGAGAAGCTGGCCGAACTGGCGCGCCAGAACCACGTCGAGTCGCGCCTGATCACGCTGGCCGACGGCCAATGGGACATGCAGCACGGCCCGCTGGCCGAACTGCCGCCGCGCAACCAGCGCGAATGGACCATGCTGGTACAAGGCGTCAACCTGGTCGAGCCGAAGGCCGACGCGCTGCTGCGCCAGTTCCGCTTCGCGCCGGATGCGCGCCTGGACGATTTGATGGTCAGCTACGCCACCGACGGCGGCGGCGTCGGCCCGCACTTCGATTCCTACGACGTGTTCCTGCTGCAGGCGCACGGCAAGCGCCGCTGGCGCATCGGCGCGCAGCAGGACCTGAGCCTGGTCGAGGGCTTGCCGCTGAAGATCCTGGCCAATTTCGAGCCGGAACAGGAATTCGTGCTGGAGCCGGGCGACATGCTGTACCTGCCGCCGCACTACGCGCACGACGGCGTGGCCGAGGGCGAATGCATGACCTACTCGATCGGCTTCCGCTCGCCCTCGTTCCAGGAACTGGGCGAAGCCTTCCTGCAGTTCATGGCCGATTCGATCGACCTGCCCGGCCGCTATGCCGACCCCGGCCTGCAGCCGGCGAAAAACCCGGCCGAGATCCCGCGCGAGATGCTGACCACCGTCACCGAAGAGCTGAACAAGGTGCGCTGGGACGAGGAAGACGTCACCATCTTCCTGGGGGAACACCTGTCCGAGCCGAAGCACAACGTGTTCTTCACGCCGGTGGCGAAACCGCTGCCGGTCGGGCGCTTCATGGAACAGGCGGCCAGGCGCGGCCTGGCGCTGTCGCCCAAGACGCTGATGCTGTACCGCGGCAAGCACGTGTTCATCAACGGCGAATCGTTCGCCGTCGGGCGCGCCGACAAGCCGGTGCTGGACGCGCTGGCCAACGGGCGCGGCCTGGAAGGCGCCCTGCTCGACAAGGCGTCGGACGACGTGCTGGAAGCGCTGTATACCTGGTACCAGGACGGCTGGCTGGAACTGGCGTAA